The following proteins come from a genomic window of Canis aureus isolate CA01 chromosome 3, VMU_Caureus_v.1.0, whole genome shotgun sequence:
- the MSANTD4 gene encoding myb/SANT-like DNA-binding domain-containing protein 4 — protein sequence MKQLKRKRKSNFSVQETQTLLKEITKRKEVIFSKQLNTTINVMKRMAWEEIAQCVNAVGEGEQRTGTEVKRRYLDWRALMKRKRMKANMKLVGSGFPLPTSDLDDSLTEDIDEKIGFRSDTNFDWQNVADFRDAGGSLTEVKVEEEERDPQSPEFEIEEEEEILSSVIPDSRRENELPDFPHIDEFFTLNSTPSRSAYDEPHLLVNIEKQKLELEKRRLDIEAERLQVEKERLQVEKERLRHLDLEHERLQLEKERLQIEREKLRLRIVSSEKPSLESELGQGEKSLLQPQDIEAEKLKLERERLQLEKDRLQFLKFESEKLQIEKERLQVEKERLRIQKEGHLQ from the exons ATGAAGCAgttgaaaaggaagaggaaaagcaatTTTAGTGTTCAAGAGACTCAGACCCTTTTGAAAGAGATAACAAAACGGAAAGAAGTCATTTTTTCCAAGCAGCTCAACACCACAATCAATGTGATGAAGCGGATGGCCTGGGAGGAGATTGCACAGTGTGTGAATGCCGTCGGGGAGGGAGAACAGAGGACCGGGACAGAGGTGAAGAGGAGGTACCTGGACTGGCGGGCGCtcatgaagaggaagaggatgaaggCCAACATGAAGCTGGTCGGCTCGGGGTTTCCCCTTCCCACATCCGACTTAGATGACTCGCTCACTGAGGACATCGATGAAAAGATTGGATTCCGTAGTGACACAAATTTTGATTGGCAGAATGTGGCAGATTTCCGGGATGCAGGTGGATCCTTGACTGAGGTCaaagtggaagaggaggagagagatccCCAGAGCCCCGAG TTTGAGAtcgaggaggaggaagaaatattGTCGTCCGTCATACCGGATTCCAGGAGGGAGAATGAACTTCCTGATTTTCCGCACATCGATGAGTTTTTTACCTTGAACTCGACGCCATCTCGGTCTGCCTACGATGAGCCCCACTTGCTGGTGAACATTGAGAAGCAGAAGCTGGAGCTGGAGAAGCGGCGGCTGGATATCGAGGCCGAGCGGCTGCAGGTGGAGAAGGAGCGGCTGCAGGTGGAGAAGGAGCGGCTGCGCCACCTGGACCTGGAGCACGAGCGGCTACAGCTGGAGAAGGAGCGGCTGCAGATCGAGCGAGAGAAGCTGAGGCTCCGGATCGTCAGCTCTGAGAAGCCGTCTTTGGAGAGTGAACTTGGCCAAGGCGAGAAGTCCCTCCTGCAGCCACAGGACATAGAAGCAGAGAAGTTAAAACTGGAGAGAGAACGCTTGCAACTGGAGAAAGACAGGCTGCAGTTTCTGAAATTTGAGTCAGAGAAGCTGCAGATTGAGAAGGAACGCTTGCAAGTGGAGAAGGAGAGACTCCGCATTCAGAAGGAGGGGCACCTGCAGTGA